The region GTCACACCTGTAGCTGTATGATTCAATGTACGGGTTGTCTAAGATGGGCCAGCAGTCATCATGCTGCATGGCCTCACTGAAACACTTGTCATGGATATAACAGCATCtacaacgcacacacacacacacacacacgcacgcacgcacacacacacacacacacacacacacacacacacacacgcacgcacgcacgcacacacacacacacacacacacacacacacacacacacacacacacacacatacacacacacagggtcattATAGGTCAACACAGCGACTACTCCTATCAAGATGAAGACAGAAACATCATTCTGAGGTCATTCTAAGAAAAAATTGATTTTGGAAATTTGAAGATTTTGGAGATAAAATATCCAGAGGCTGAGACTCATTTCAATTCACacatttttaaggttttattttctGGCTTTTTTATGCCTCCATATTTGTGACAGGACAATGAATAAAGttggaaatcggggagagagagagagagagagagagagagagagagagagagagatagagagagagagagagtgtggggaacgACACGCAggaaaaagagccacaggtcagactcaaacccgggccgccacATTGAGGACTAAAGCCCCCATACATGGGGTGCCCCCTGCATtcatattatttattcatttgtggATTTTTATCTTGTTTAACTTTTAATCATTAAGTCTATAAAATGTCaggatatttatttttctaatcatTGTAGATAGAGAAAACCAGTGAATATTAACAATGAACAGGACAGAAGTTGATTAAACATTCCTGGAATAATCTTTTAAGTGTAAGGGGCAATTTCTCCAAATtacaaaaagaggaagaaaagagcgGCTCcagaattactttttttttctgtagaatATATCTCAGCAAACGTTTGAAAGACTCACACTAAATCTACTTCACCTTAAATGACTTGGTGTCTCAAAGGTACAAACTGTTCGTCACAATCTTTGACACACTGAGCTGTTTAACTTTAAGAGggtaaacaccattttttttttaattctaaagTTGTTGATTgactttttaatttgttaagTTGGGGTCATGCAAGACAAGAAACAGAGTAGCACCAATGACCccatgaataaaaacactttcattcGTGTTACCTGTCAAGTTCATCTACAGGTGTGCCTGAGCCGCCCAGCCCACAGTAGCATCCATAGTCAGCATAGTTCAGAATGGGCCAGCTGTCGGGTACAGTGCAGAGGATCATGGACCTGAACTGCCACAGAGCTCGGTAACCCAGCACTGAGAGACAAAAACCAGTAGTTATCTTCAAaacgttttcttttctgtcagaAGAGGGGATGAAATATTCAGAGAACTCACGTGCTGGGAGGCtgatgaagaggatgaggaaggagagTACCAGACGCATCGTGCAGGTGTTGATTTTGAACGTAATTCTCAAAGGTTTTTATTGACCACTGACCTTGACAGGTGACCCTTTTTGGCCAATTGCCAGAAGTCATGCTATCTCTTCCTCTTTAGGTCAACTTATGCAACATGTGTGTACAAGCATGAATTACATATATGTAGATGTGTGCAACCCTATACAAACAAATATTctgaacacataaacacaactaaaaccaaaatactgtaaatatttatgtCAGTATTGTTATAATTGTGTGatatagttttattttgtaa is a window of Labrus mixtus chromosome 5, fLabMix1.1, whole genome shotgun sequence DNA encoding:
- the pla2g1b gene encoding phospholipase A2 → MRLVLSFLILFISLPALLGYRALWQFRSMILCTVPDSWPILNYADYGCYCGLGGSGTPVDELDRCCYIHDKCFSEAMQHDDCWPILDNPYIESYSYRCDEESKTVSCLNDNSPCERFICECDRHAAMCFAKAGYNEDNTNLPSNRCK